The following proteins are encoded in a genomic region of bacterium:
- a CDS encoding DnaJ domain-containing protein translates to MTKEEALKELGLEPSAAGEEIEKTYHKLVRRYPPEFHPDKFRRIDEAYRFLTSFSAMLERLLSFQTQSHTLDKELFAFNVEPPAGMIEEGIKELKKAIKMAHLWNVVDSR, encoded by the coding sequence ATGACAAAAGAAGAGGCATTAAAGGAACTGGGGTTAGAACCCTCTGCGGCAGGAGAGGAGATAGAGAAGACATACCATAAGCTTGTCAGACGCTATCCGCCGGAGTTTCATCCAGACAAATTCAGAAGGATTGATGAGGCATACCGTTTCCTAACATCTTTTTCAGCTATGCTTGAGCGTCTTTTGTCTTTTCAAACACAGTCGCATACTTTAGATAAGGAATTGTTCGCTTTTAATGTAGAACCGCCTGCCGGTATGATTGAAGAAGGGATAAAGGAATTAAAGAAGGCGATAAAAATGGCTCACTTATGGAATGTTGTTGATTCTCGATGA